In the Thunnus albacares chromosome 10, fThuAlb1.1, whole genome shotgun sequence genome, TTGGGCTCAGTTTCTGTACTTTTTCTCATCAGTATCATCGTGCTGATTGCAATGCAGTGCTCCAAAACCACAGACTATACTTCTAAATATCTACAAGATGCAAATTATGATGGAACACTGTGTCACAGCATCCAGTACAGATCTGGAGACAAACGGTACATGTTAGTTGGACCCAGGATGAGTATAGGATCTACTATAGTACCGGGCAGCCATGCAAATACTCTGGTGGTTCCTGACAGGAGGAGAGCATCTGAAGAGGTAAGCACATGTTTCGATTTTAATTAAAGATATTTTTCGCAAACTTACAGGGAATTTATTGTGAGTCACATTAAGATAACTTCCTCTTAACAGGTATGATTAACCTTGGACACATATAAAACAGTTAGTTTACTATGTGAAGTAAATGATATGAAAGTCTTATCAGTGAGCGCACATGCCTCTCTTGAAATTAGAAAATGTGGTGAGGTTATTAATGTCACACCGTATTTCGTGGCGCTGTCCATGGTTTATATGAGATCACTGTCCAAGGTGTTTAAATGTAGTCTTGGCGGTATTGGTTAGAAGTTCGGATTAAGGTTTCAGTTTGGATATCACTTCTTTAAGCAACAGGTTTAGGCTGCTCCACAAGGAAAACTATTGCAACATAACGGCATAATGTGTagcgctgtccatggtgctgacaCTTAATCATGCTTGGTTATATTGTGGTGATTTTCAGAGTGTAAGCTTTGTGAGCTTTGTGGGTTTTATTTATGGATTTCAGGAACCAAACttgtggtttgattttttttagcctATGTACTACAAATCAATGACTGTGTTGTTTGCCACCCTACTGTGTTTTAGTAATCTGGATATAACTTTTCCACCGGTCTAGGAATCCGGTGGTCTCTATTCATCTGAATTACAAAACTTTATAAGCACACCATTAAAACTTGGTTGAATAATGTTGTCCATTAAAGTGCATtcattctgcatttttttttcgtAAAGTAACATTATTGTCAAGGGAATTCAGTTCGCAATGTTCAAATCTATCAGTGCTTACTGCCTTGACATGAAGCCATAATGTAACAATAATGAAGATATGATCGCTGTTATGTTTACACAACATGAGCACGTTTCAAGAGTCTGATGATTGGTATCATACCATACAGAGATGAGGGATAGTAGCTACCTGAAACGGTAGAAAAATGCATTATTGAAATCTAAAACTGTCTAACTTGCAATACGATAAATGATTTGTGGTTCGGGAGTTACAATTTGCAAACACACTGATATAGTCCTTTATGACGTGGTTTGATTCAATAAGGGGTCATAATGTGCTCAGTCCACAAGGTGTCAGTGTCATATCAGCATAAACTGTTGTATTATAGCGCTGGCCCTGCCCCTTCCTCAGAGGTTTTGTTCAGGTCGACACAGAAGAGACAGTACCTTCAACAGTAACCAGTGTTGCCGTTCTGACGGGTGTACATAGACAAGTTGAAAATATGGGATATATTTCAACAGCATATTTTGTGGCTTAGGCAATTTCGTTTTTCGTATGGACCTCTGAGTGGATATAATACCAATCAAAGCTGAAACGATGGGAACCGGAGGACAAAGACGAGGAGTACAGTCCTGGTGGGTAGCCCTCCGTCTCTCTTTGATGCTCAACTGCGTGGAGCAGGTTTCAGCTcagataaaatattcaattcCAGAGGAAGTAAAAGTGGGAACTATCATTGGAAATGTCGGCAAAGATCTAGGACTGGACATCAGTTCGCTGGAGGAAAGACGGTTTCGTATTGTTTCAGGAACTGAAGATGCTCAGTTTGAAGTAAATCAGAACAGTGGCGTCTTGTATGTGGATAAAAAGATCGACCGAGAGGAGCTCTGTGAAAGCGTTTCGCCATGTTTAATGAACCTAAAAATGGTAGCTGAGAACCCAATGGAAGTACATTATGTTGGAGTTGAAATCATAGATGTTAATGATAATTCACCCAGTTttcaagaggaagaaaaaatattagaaatctCTGAGTCTACTCTTCCAGGCAGACGCTTCCAGTTACCGACTGCACGCGATCCAGATGTTGTAGTTAATACGGTGCGAGTGTACAAATTAAACCACAATGAATATTTTAGTGTCCAAATTCGTGACAGAGCAGACGACAAGGTACCATTCTTAGTCTTGCAAAAGTCTCTAGATCGTGAAAAGCACCATGAGCACAAACTGATTCTGACAGCAGTTGACGGTGGAAATCCACCGAGATCAGGGACTCTTAATGTGACAGTCATAGTTCTTGATTCAAATGATAACCATCCGGTATTTAGCCAAGAAGTGTATTCCGTAACGATACCTGAAAATGTGGATACAGATACGACTGTGATCAAGGTGGAGGCGACTGATGTGGATGACGgttcaaatggaaatattgaatattttttcgGTGGTGAACTTGACCATAAAATATATGACATGTTTAGCTTGGATAAAGACACTGGTGAAATTAGAGTAAAGAGCGAAATTGACTTTGAGAAGGCTGACGTTTATAAGTTAGACGTCCATGCCACTGACAAAGGACAACCTCCAATGAGTGCTGACTGCATTGTAATCATCAAAGTAGTCgatgaaaatgacaacaaaccTGAAATAGAGGTGACATCCCTGTCAAACATGGTATCTGAAGATTCAAAGCCTGGAACTGTCGTTTCTCTTATTAGTATTACAGACAAAGACGCCGGTTTAAACAGTAAAGTAATATGTAGTATTTCAGAAAATGTGCCATTCGAATTAAAACCATCATTTCAAGATAATATGTACTCTTTAGTTTTGAAACATCGCTTGGATCGAGAATCAGTTTCACATTATGACATCACAATAACAGCTACAGACTGTGGTCAGCCTCCTCTATCCGCATTTAAAACTCTGAGTATTGAGGTATCAGACGTGAATGATAATATCCCAGAATTTCTGCATAATCCAATTGAACTTTACCTGGTGGAAAATAACGTCGCTGGAAACCCAATTTTTTCTATTACGGCTTCAGATAAAGACTTAAATGAAAATGCGGCTCTAACTTATCATATAGTTAGAGAGGAAGGCAGTCAAGTTAAAATggcaacatttttgaatataaATTCAGATAATGGACACGTTTCAGCGCTAAAAAGTTTCGACTTTGAAACTCTGAAAACGTTCCAGTTCCACGTTGTCGCCACAGATTCCGGAACTCCGTCACTAAGCAGCAACGTCACAGTGAACGTGTTCATTCTGGATCAGAACGACAACGCTCCAGTCATCCTGTATCCAGTCAGCTCTAACGGTTCTGCTGAAGGTGTGGAGGAGATTCCCCGCAATGTGAACGCAGGACACTTGGTGACTAAAGTCAGAGCCTATGACGCTGATATAGGATATAACGGCTGGTTACTCTTTTCACTGCAGCAAGTTACTGACCACAGTCTCTTTGGTTTGGACCGCTATACAGGACAGATCAGAACACTTCGCTCATTCACAGAGACAGACGAAGCTGAGCATAAACTAGTCATACTGGTGAAAGACAATGGGAATGTTTCACTCTCAGCAACAGCTACTGTGATTGTCAAACTTGTGGAGCCCAAAGAGGCTTTTGCAGCTTCTGACGTCAAAAGTGCAACTAAAGTTGACGAGGAAGACAATGTGACTTTTTATCTGATGATAACTTTGAGCTCAGTTTCAGTACTTTTTCTCATCAGTATCATTGTGCTGATTGCAATGCAGTGCTCCAAATCCACAGACTATACTTCTAAATATCTACAAGATGCAAATTATGATGGGACACTATGTCACAGCATCCAGTACAGATCAGGAGACAAACGCTACATGTTAGTTGGACCCAGGATGAGTATAGGGTCTACCATAGTCCCAGGCAGCCATGCCAATACTCTGGTGCTTCCTGACAGAAGAGGAACATCTGGAGAGGTAAGAACTTTAAAACGATGTGATATATAGCATGTTTACATGTATTCCGTTCTGTCTTTGCTTTTTGCTTAATAGcatttttccatctctctcaaTGCCTTTCTACAAAGGGAACTGCAAAACAGGTCGAAATAAACTATAACAAAATATATTACAAACTTGATCATTGTGATGCTCATTAATTGTGAATCTGTGCCGTTTAGTCCAAATTTCTTAAGACATACGGTATTGACCAGacagtgttgtttgttgttgtttccataAAAAGAGATGTGGTTTTGCAAATCAGTATAACAAATGGCttgctttcttttatttgttgtgtCGACAATAGCCACAAAGTTCCACAGTTTTCCCCTTACTTGACACACCATCTGATTTTATAATTTTCACATCTACGTAAGCTGGTGAATACCAAATATTTAGAatagataaaatatataaatatcttcTGTCATccattttaaagaggaaaatcTTCCTAAATGTGACGACTGTCCATGGCACTGAAGTACGCTGACGTATCTCtactttggtgtgtgtctgtgacagtTCTGTAAACATTCAACTAAATTTCATAGAACAACTAATGGTAAAGTTTGAAGTTGCTAGCGTTCCTATTGATTCGTATAAGCAATAATAATTTTAAGTCAGGActactatttctttttttaagaaagagaCAGGCAAATGGCCAGGGTCATGTATCTATCCACGTTGCTGAAATGCCTTTGCGTCTTTGTGTTCCTACATAACAGTCTACAGTGATGGAGAATGAAGACACGTAATAAACATTGCTCATTTTGAATGCCAAGCCCATTAACTACAGTCGAATTTAACAAATGAGAAGCCCGTTTTACAATCTATCTGGAGCAATTCTATACATTTTGTTTGCTACACAAAGAGAACAGTGTGATGAGGAAGAACAAAGGTGGAATCGTGATGGTTTGGTCATGGTGATGGTAGATTCTTTAAGTATATTGGGCTAGAACTTCCACGATGACCTCTGGGTGTCAGTGTTACATTAGGAACCCATAGAGACACTTTGTCCCTCCCCTGACAAAGCTTTTGTCTGCTCCCTGAAAGAAGCAGAGAAGGCATTTGAATCGAGCTCGCCATCCGATGGAATAGTGCTGTGGTAAATATGCGACACGCAATAGGTTGGATATAGACATTTATTTCAGTAACGGGATTTTGTGTATTGATATGTGGCTGGATAACTATGGGGACCGAAAGACAGACTCGAACAAGCGGCTGCACCTGGATTTCTTTCTACTTGACTTTACTGTTGCTTTTAGGAAAACGGGCTTTGGCGGAAATAAGGTACTCAATTCCCGAGGAGGTTAAAGAAGCCTCTGTTGTTGGAAATGTTGCGAAGGATCTTGGCCTTGACATCACCTCTTTGATTGACCGACGGTTCCGTGTTGTTTCTGAATCTAAGGACGCATTTTTTGAGGTAAACCAGGACAATGGGGCTCTGTATGTCCATAAGAAAATCGACAGAGAGGACCTCTGTCAGGGCAGCGGCGCCTGCCTGATTGAGCTTAAAGTCATAGTCGAAAACCCTTTGGAAATACACTATGTAGTTGTAGAAATCACTGATGTAAATGACCACTTTCCTAATTTTCCCGAAAAAGAACAGACATTTGAAATAGCTGAACATACATTGCCAGGAAAAAGATTCCAACTGCACACCGCTAATGATCCCGATTCTGGGGTGAATTCTATTCGCACATACACTTTAACGTCAAATGATCACTTTGAAGTAGACATACGTCAAAGCGATGACGATAAAATACCATTTTTAGTGCTGAAGAAGTCGTTagacagagaacaaaaaaacaaacactcgCTAATCGTTACAGCAGTTGATGGAGGTAAACCTCAACGATCAGATACACTAAATGTTTCCATTACTGTCCTTGACAGTAATGATAATCGTCCGATGTTTAGTAAGGAGATTTATCAAATTGCAATAAAGGAAAATATTCCAGTCGGTTCTTCAATATTCAAAATGAACGCGACGGATCCAGATGAAGGCAGCAACGGGGAAATCGAATACAGTCTTGCAAAAACCTTGAGAAGAAACATATATGACCTTTTTGAGTTGGACAGATTATCTGGGGAGATCAGAGTGAAAGGAATAGTGGACTATGAAGAAAACGACGTTTATAAATTGGATGTTGAAGCATCAGACAAAGGAACACCTCCACTGACAGGTGAGTGTAGGGTCAATATTAAGATCATAGATGTAAACGATAATCCACCACAAATAGAAGTCACATCACTGTCAAATACAGTGTCGGAAGATTCGAAACCTGGCACTGTTATATCTCTCATCACTGTGAGGGATAAAGATTCCGGTGTCAATGGCAAAATCATCACAACCATAAATGATGGCGTGCCTTTTGAATTAAAGCCCTCCTATAAGGAGAACACATATTCAGTTGTCACTAAGGAATTTTTGGATCGAGAGGAGGAGTCACGTtatgaaataacaataaaagccaCTGACTGTGGTGAACCCCCCTTATCGACATTAAAAACTCTTAACATTCAAATATCAGACGTAAATGACAACAGGCCGCACTTTGAGAATGACCCTTTGGAGTTTTATCTTGTAGAAAACAATATTGCTGGAGCGTCAATATTCTCTGTAAGCGCAACGGACAAAGATTTGAATGATAATGCAGCTATTTCATATCATATTGTGAGAGAAGGAAGTCAAAACGACATAATGTCTTTCCTAAATATAAATTCAGATGACGGACACATTTCAGCGTTAAAAAGTTTCGACTTTGAAACTCTGAAAACGTTCCAGTTCCAAGTTGTCGCCACAGATTCTGGAACTCCGTCACTCAGCAGCAACGTCACAGTGAACGTGTTCATTCTGGATCAGAACGACAACGCTCCAGTCATCCTGTATCCAGTCAGCTCTAACGGTTCTGCTGAAGGTGTGGAGGAGATTCCCCGCAATGTGAACGCAGGACACTTGGTGACTAAAGTCAGAGCCTATGACGCTGATATAGGATATAACGGCTGGTTACTCTTTTCACTGCAGCAAGTTACTGACCACAGTCTCTTTGGTTTGGACCGCTATACAGGACAGATCAGAACACTTCGCTCATTCACAGAGACAGACGAGGCTGAGCATAAACTGGTCATACTGGTCAAAGATAATGGGAACGTTTCACTCTCAGCAACAGCTACTGTGATTGTCAAACTTGTGGAGCCAAAAGAAGCTTTTGcagcttctgatgttaaaagtTCTGCAAATGTTGACGATGAAGACAATGTTACATTTTATCTGATGATAACTTTGGGCTCAGTTTCTGTACTTTTCCTTATCAGTATCATTGTGCTGATTGCAATGCAGTGCTCAAAATCCACTGACTATACTTCTAAATATCTACAAGAAACAAATTATGACGGGACACTGTGTCACAGCATCCAGTACAGATCTGGAGACAAGCGCTACATGCTAGTTGGACCCAGAATGAGTATAGGATCTACTATAGTCCCAGGCAGCCATGCCAATACTCTGGTACTTCCTGACAGGAGACGGGCATCTGGAGAGGTAAgcctttaaaaacaaagttttatacAATATGTTTATACGCATTTAGTTCTATGTTAGCCTTTTGCTTGAAGTTTTCTTCCTAACATGTCTCTACAGCGTTTTGCTCAGAGAACAGTACCTTATATAGCtcacaacaaactaaaaaatataCTTCTTGTTAAGTTCGTGGCTTTCTTACACACATTCCAATTAGTTTGTTTgcgtttctgttgttttttattgtctgATTCATCATAAAAAGTGCTTGTTTATATAGCaagagatgtaaaaaaaatacattttgtctcCCTGTATTGTGCATATACATGCAAGTTTAAAATACATTGAAGAGCTCATCATTTGTAATGAGGACAGTCTTTTCCTCTCATTGTCCATGGCGCTGAAAtgcaatatatttttatacagccATACAGAGAAGTTATAATCTGCATCTGGGATATGTGAGCAGTGAGTTTGTCACAGTTTGGGTTTTTAGAATATTCCAAACTCTAACCAATAATTGactgaaaaaagtaaagatgtttctgtgtttgggTTTAGGTATTTGGGCTTAATTCATGgttgctgtccatggtgctgaaaggCAAGCCGTCAAACTGTAATGCGATGTTAAAGTAACATTGACTAGTATTACTTTTATAAGTCCTATTTCTATATTACGACTTAACAGTTTAAATTAATATGCTTCTTGGTAAGTGCACACCGTCTAGAAAAATGCATCACCAAACTTTTGGATttgtgagggagggagagagagaaaatgctgaaattatttgtgtttttcaaggTGCGTTTCACCTCAGTTTCTGTTCTCACGCCTCTAGAAACATCTAAAAAGAACAATATGCAGTAAAATTTGTTCTCAGTAATTACCTCTAGGTGTCACTATTACATCAGGAAACCACAAACGACTTTGGCCCTCCCCTCACGATCCCTTTCTTTGTCATCTGAGCAGAGCGAAGAAAGCAACTGAATCAAGCACACCAGCCGATGAAATCACGTTGTGCGTTCTGAGCGGGTTGGACATGTATAATTGTTTTTTGCAGTAACAGGctcctgtgtgtttatgtgctgttGGATAACGATGGGAACCGAGACAAAAAGTCGAACAAGGGACTGCCCATGGTTAGCTTTTTATttggctctgctgctgtttttcgGAAAGCCGGCTTGGGCTCAGATACGGTACTCTATTCCAGAGGAGGTTAAAGACGGAACTATTGTTGGAAATGTTGCGAAAGATCTCGGGCTTGACATCACCTCTCTGATTGATCGACGGTTCCGTGTTGTTTCTGGATCAAAGGATGCTATTTTTGAGGTAAACCAGAATAACGGGGCATTGTACGTCCATAATCACATTGACAGAGAGGAGCTCTGTCAAGGCAGCGGTGCTTGTCTGATGGAGCTAAAAATCCTTGTTGAAAACCCTTTGGAGATACATTACGTAGTTGTAGAAATTACGGATGTAAATGATCACTCTCCAACTTTTCCGGAAAATGAGCAGACATTTGAAATAGCTGAACATACATTGCCAGGAAAGCGATTTCAACTGCACACCGCTAATGATCCCGATGCAGGAATAAACTCTATTCGCACATACACTTTAACGTCAAATGATCACTTTGAAGTGGATATACGTCAAAGCGATGACGATAAAATACCATTTTTAGTGCTGAAGAAGTCGTTagacagagaacaaaaaaacaaacactcgTTAATAGTTACAGCAGTTGATGGAGGTAAACCTCAAAGATCAGGAACACTGAATGTTTCCATCATTGTCCTTGACAGTAATGATAATCGTCCGATGTTTAGTAAGGAGATTTATCAAATTGCAATAAAGGAAAATATTCCAGTCGATTCttcaatatttaaaatgaatgcGACGGATCTAGATGAAGGCAGCAACGGGGAAATCGAATACAGTCTTGCAAAAACCATGAGAAGAAACATATATGACCTTTTTGAGTTGGACAGATTATCTGGGGAGATCAGAGTGAAAGGAATAGTGGACTATGAGGAAATCGACGTTTATAAATTAGACATTGAGGCATCAGATAAAGGAACACCTCCACTGACAGGTGAGTGTAGGGTCAATATTAAGATCATAGATGTAAACGATAATCCACCACAAATAGAGGTCACATCGCTGTCAAATACAGTGTCGGAAGATTCGAAACCTGGCACTGTTATATCTCTCATCAGCGTGACGGATAAAGATTCCGGTGTCAATGGCAAAATCATCACAACCATAAATGATGGCGTGCCTTTTGAATTAAAGCCCTCCTTTAAGGAAAACACATATTCAGTTGTTACTAAGGAATTTTTGGATCGGGAGGAGGTGTCACATTATGAAATAACATTAAAGGCCAACGACTGTGGTGAACCTCCCTTATCGACATTAAAAACTCTTAACATTCAAATATC is a window encoding:
- the LOC122990984 gene encoding protocadherin alpha-8-like, with translation MGTGGQRRGVQSWWVALRLSLMLNCVEQVSAQIKYSIPEEVKVGTIIGNVGKDLGLDISSLEERRFRIVSGTEDAQFEVNQNSGVLYVDKKIDREELCESVSPCLMNLKMVAENPMEVHYVGVEIIDVNDNSPSFQEEEKILEISESTLPGRRFQLPTARDPDVVVNTVRVYKLNHNEYFSVQIRDRADDKVPFLVLQKSLDREKHHEHKLILTAVDGGNPPRSGTLNVTVIVLDSNDNHPVFSQEVYSVTIPENVDTDTTVIKVEATDVDDGSNGNIEYFFGGELDHKIYDMFSLDKDTGEIRVKSEIDFEKADVYKLDVHATDKGQPPMSADCIVIIKVVDENDNKPEIEVTSLSNMVSEDSKPGTVVSLISITDKDAGLNSKVICSISENVPFELKPSFQDNMYSLVLKHRLDRESVSHYDITITATDCGQPPLSAFKTLSIEVSDVNDNIPEFLHNPIELYLVENNVAGNPIFSITASDKDLNENAALTYHIVREEGSQVKMATFLNINSDNGHVSALKSFDFETLKTFQFHVVATDSGTPSLSSNVTVNVFILDQNDNAPVILYPVSSNGSAEGVEEIPRNVNAGHLVTKVRAYDADIGYNGWLLFSLQQVTDHSLFGLDRYTGQIRTLRSFTETDEAEHKLVILVKDNGNVSLSATATVIVKLVEPKEAFAASDVKSATKVDEEDNVTFYLMITLSSVSVLFLISIIVLIAMQCSKSTDYTSKYLQDANYDGTLCHSIQYRSGDKRYMLVGPRMSIGSTIVPGSHANTLVLPDRRGTSGESTVMENEDT
- the LOC122989845 gene encoding protocadherin alpha-8-like; the protein is MGTERQTRTSGCTWISFYLTLLLLLGKRALAEIRYSIPEEVKEASVVGNVAKDLGLDITSLIDRRFRVVSESKDAFFEVNQDNGALYVHKKIDREDLCQGSGACLIELKVIVENPLEIHYVVVEITDVNDHFPNFPEKEQTFEIAEHTLPGKRFQLHTANDPDSGVNSIRTYTLTSNDHFEVDIRQSDDDKIPFLVLKKSLDREQKNKHSLIVTAVDGGKPQRSDTLNVSITVLDSNDNRPMFSKEIYQIAIKENIPVGSSIFKMNATDPDEGSNGEIEYSLAKTLRRNIYDLFELDRLSGEIRVKGIVDYEENDVYKLDVEASDKGTPPLTGECRVNIKIIDVNDNPPQIEVTSLSNTVSEDSKPGTVISLITVRDKDSGVNGKIITTINDGVPFELKPSYKENTYSVVTKEFLDREEESRYEITIKATDCGEPPLSTLKTLNIQISDVNDNRPHFENDPLEFYLVENNIAGASIFSVSATDKDLNDNAAISYHIVREGSQNDIMSFLNINSDDGHISALKSFDFETLKTFQFQVVATDSGTPSLSSNVTVNVFILDQNDNAPVILYPVSSNGSAEGVEEIPRNVNAGHLVTKVRAYDADIGYNGWLLFSLQQVTDHSLFGLDRYTGQIRTLRSFTETDEAEHKLVILVKDNGNVSLSATATVIVKLVEPKEAFAASDVKSSANVDDEDNVTFYLMITLGSVSVLFLISIIVLIAMQCSKSTDYTSKYLQETNYDGTLCHSIQYRSGDKRYMLVGPRMSIGSTIVPGSHANTLVLPDRRRASGEVSL
- the LOC122990985 gene encoding protocadherin alpha-3-like yields the protein MCCWITMGTETKSRTRDCPWLAFYLALLLFFGKPAWAQIRYSIPEEVKDGTIVGNVAKDLGLDITSLIDRRFRVVSGSKDAIFEVNQNNGALYVHNHIDREELCQGSGACLMELKILVENPLEIHYVVVEITDVNDHSPTFPENEQTFEIAEHTLPGKRFQLHTANDPDAGINSIRTYTLTSNDHFEVDIRQSDDDKIPFLVLKKSLDREQKNKHSLIVTAVDGGKPQRSGTLNVSIIVLDSNDNRPMFSKEIYQIAIKENIPVDSSIFKMNATDLDEGSNGEIEYSLAKTMRRNIYDLFELDRLSGEIRVKGIVDYEEIDVYKLDIEASDKGTPPLTGECRVNIKIIDVNDNPPQIEVTSLSNTVSEDSKPGTVISLISVTDKDSGVNGKIITTINDGVPFELKPSFKENTYSVVTKEFLDREEVSHYEITLKANDCGEPPLSTLKTLNIQISDVNDNRPHFEKNPLEFYLVENNVAGVSIFSVSATDKDLNDNAAISYHIVREGSQNDIMSFLNINSDNGHISALKSFDFETLKTFQFQVVATDSGTPSLSSNVTVSVFILDQNDNAPVILYPVSSNGSAEGVEEIPRNVNAGHLVTKVRAYDADIGYNGWLLFSLQQVTDHSLFGLDRYTGQIRTLRSFTETDEAEHKLVILVKDNGNVSLSATATVIVKLVEPKEAFAASDVKSSAKDDEGNDVTFYLMITLGSVSALFLISIIILIAMQCSKTTDYTSKYLQDTNYDGTLCHSIQYRSGDKRYMLVGPRMSIGSTIVPGSHANTLVLPDRRRASAEVRVIYDP